One window of the Camelus ferus isolate YT-003-E chromosome 12, BCGSAC_Cfer_1.0, whole genome shotgun sequence genome contains the following:
- the LOC102509104 gene encoding olfactory receptor 6C76, whose product MRNRTSVTDFILLGLTDNPEIQAVIFFFLFLTYVLSVTGNLTIIILTLLDSHLKTPMYFLLRNFSFLEISFTSVCNPRFLMSILTGDKSISYNACAAQLFFFILLGSTEFFLLASMSYDHYVAICKPLHYTTIMSNKICYQLVGSSWLAGLVIFPPLAMGLQLDFCDSNVIDHFTCDSAPILQISCTDTSILELMSFVLAVLTLMSTLTLVVLSYSYILRTILRIPSAQQRKKAFSTCSSHMIAVSISYGSCIFMYVKTSAKEGVAFTKGVAMLNTSVAPMLNPFIYTLRNQQVKKAFKDVIRKILSSKSLI is encoded by the coding sequence atgagaaacagaacaTCAGTGACAGATTTCATCCTCCTGGGTCTGACCGATAATCCAGAAATACAGgctgtgattttcttctttttatttctcacgTACGTGCTGAGTGTTACTGGAAATCTTACCATCATCATTCTTACTCTGCTAGATTCCCACCTGAAGACCCCCATGTATTTTTTACTCAGGAATTTCTCCTTCTTAgaaatttcatttacttctgtCTGTAATCCTAGATTTTTGATGAGCATTCTAACTGGAGACAAATCTATTTCCTATAATGCTTGTGCAGCTCAGCTCTTTTTCTTTATCCTCCTTGGTTCAACAGAGTTTTTCCTCCTGGCATCTATGTCCTATGATCactacgtggccatctgcaaacctcTACATTATACAACCATCATGAGCAACAAGATCTGCTACCAGCTTGTAGGCAGCTCTTGGCTGGCGGGTTTGGTAATCTTTCCACCACTGGCCATGGGGCTGCAGCTGGATTTCTGTGACTCCAACGTCATTGACCACTTCACCTGTGATTCTGCTCCTATACTACAAATCTCCTGTACAGACACAAGCATTCTAGAGCTCATGAGCTTTGTTTTAGCTGTGCTCACTCTCATGTCTACTCTGACACTGGTAGTCCTCTCCTACTCCTACATCCTCAGGACAATTCTGAGAATTCCTTCAGCTCAACAAAGAAAAAAGGCCTTTTCAACCTGCTCCTCCCATATGATTGCTGTCTCTATCTCTTACGGAAGCTGCATCTTCATGTATGTGAAAACCTCAGCAAAGGAAGGGGTTGCTTTCACAAAAGGAGTAGCTATGCTCAATACTTCTGTTGCTCCCATGCTGAATCCATTTATTTACACCTTAAGGAACCAGCAGGTGAAAAAAGCATTTAAGGATGTTATAAGAAAGATACTTTCCTCAAAATCATTGATCTGA
- the LOC102505806 gene encoding olfactory receptor 6C2-like: MKNQTTITTFILLGLTDDTQLKILLFIFLFLSYMLSVSGNLTIITLTLMDSHLKTPMYLFLQNFSFLEISFTTACVPRFLYSISSRDKSITYNACASQLFFTDLFAVTEFFLLATMSYDRYVAICKPLHYTTTMNSRVCKNFLLLCWLAALIIILPPISLGLGLEFCDSNVIDHFCCDASPILKISCSDTWLIEQMVIVCAVLTFIITLMGVVLSYIYIIRTILRFPSAQQRKKAFSTCSSHMIVVSITYGSCIFIYVKPSAKDEVAINKGISLLITSISPMLNPFIYTLRNKQVKQAFLDSIKKTVFLSKM, translated from the coding sequence ATGAAAAACCAAACCACAATAACAACCTTCATCTTGCTGGGGCTGACGGATGACACTCAACTGAAAATTCTGCTTttcatctttctatttctttcctacATGTTGAGTGTATCTGGAAACCTAACAATCATCACCCTCACTCTGATGGATTCCCACCTCAAAACACCTATGTACCTTTTCCTCCAAAATTTCTCCTTCTTAGAAATTTCATTCACAACTGCTTGTGTGCCCAGATTCTTGTACAGCATATCATCCAGGGACAAGTCTATCACCTATAATGCTTGTGCCAGTCAACTGTTTTTTACAGACCTCTTTGCAGTAACAGAGTTTTTCCTCCTGGCCACCATGtcctatgaccgctatgtggccatctgcaaacccctGCATTACACAACCACCATGAACAGCAGAGTCTGCAagaacttcctcctcctctgttggTTAGCAGCACTGATCATCATACTCCCACCAATCAGTCTGGGTTTGGGCTTGGAATTCTGTGATTCGAATGTCATTGATCACTTCTGCTGTGACGCTTCTCCTATCCTGAAGATCTCCTGCTCAGACACATGGCTGATAGAACAGATGGTCATAGTGTGTGCGGTGCTGACCTTCATTATCACTCTCATGGGTGTCGTTCTTTCCTACATTTATATCATCAGGACTATTCTAAGGTTTCCCTCTGCCCAGCAAAGGAAGAAGGCCTTCTCCACTTGTTCTTCCCACATGATTGTTGTTTCCATCACATATGGCAGCTGCATCTTCATTTATGTCAAACCGTCAGCCAAGGACGAGGTAGCTATTAATAAAGGAATTTCGCTCCTCATTACTTCTATTTCACCAATGTTGAACCCCTTTATTTACACACTGAGAAATAAACAAGTGAAGCAAGCTTTTCTTGACTCAATTAAGAAAACTGTATTCCTCTCAAAGATGTAA
- the LOC102509343 gene encoding olfactory receptor 6C2 yields the protein MIIVPPLSLGLQLEFCDSNTIDHFTCDAGPILKISCSDTWVIEQMVILVAVFALIITLVCVLLSYTYIIRTIQRFPSVQQRKKAFSTCSSHMIVVSITYGSCIFIYVKPSAKEEVAINKGVSVLMASVAPLLNPFIYTLRNKQVKQAFSNSIKKITFLSKKSRF from the coding sequence ATGATCATTGTCCCCCCACTTAGCTTGGGCCTGCAGCTGGAATTCTGTGACTCCAACACCATTGATCATTTTACCTGTGATGCAGGTCCAATCCTAAAGATCTCCTGCTCAGATACATGGGTAATAGAACAAATGGTTATCCTTGTGGCCGTATTTGCACTCATTATCACGCTAGTGTGTGTGCTTCTCTCTTACACGTACATCATCAGGACAATTCAGAGATTCCCCTCAGTCCAACAAAGGAAAAAGGCCTTTTCTACCTGCTCATCCCACATGATTGTGGTTTCCATCACCTACGGAAGCTGCATCTTCATTTATGTCAAGCCCTCAGCAAAGGAGGAGGTGGCCATAAACAAAGGCGTTTCGGTGCTCATGGCTTCAGTTGCACCTTTGCTAAACCCCTTCATTTATACCCTGAGGAATAAGCAAGTGAAACAAGCCTTCAGCAACTCCATAAAGAAGATTACATTTCTCTCAAAGAAATCAAGATTTTGA